The nucleotide window AGGAACTGCAGGTCTTTCAGGAAGCTGGGCTTTTTGCCTTCCACCTTGTGGCCCCAGAACTGGCCCACCCAGGCCAGCACGAATATAATCAGGCACACGGCCCAAAGGGGCAGGGGCGCACTGGCTTCTACCAACCGCAGGGCCAGGGCCATAGCGGCCCATACCAGCACCATACCCACGGCCAGCGGCACCGAAAGCCGCAGGTAATAGCCCACGGCCAGCACCATCACCACCGTGGCCCAGTTCAGCCAGGGGCTAACGGCGCGCAAACCGGCCGGCACCGGAATCGACCACAGCAAGCCTAGGATGGAGAACATAATCAGTGGGACACATACCCAGTGCACAAGCTTGTTGGTGGGGTTCTGGTGACTTTCGCCGTATTCGTTGAGCAGGGAGGTGAGAGCAGACGCAGACATAAGCAGGACGCAGGAGTGGGAGCTAAGAAAGCTACGAAGTTTGCCGGCTGCATCCAAGTGAGGGTACATACAAAAAAGCCCTTCCTTAAGTAGGAAGGGCTTTTTGCAGGACGGAAACGAATACACCTTTAGCCTTTCAGCTTTAAGGCCTTGCGCAGGTAGGCCAGAGAAAGCGCGTGGGCATCTTCCGCGAACTGCCGGTTGTACCTGGGGTTGGAGGGGTTGGCAAAAGCGTGGTCGGCGTCGTAGAACTTCACCGTGAGCTTCTTCTTGGCAGCAGCCATATCCTTGGTGAACTGCGCTACCACGGCCGGTGTGATGGACCTATCCTGCTGCGCAAAAATGCCCAGCACGTCAGTATTCAGAGTTTTCAGACGAGCCGGGTCTTTCTCGGGCATACCGTAGTACATAATGCAACCCACGGCTTTCGGGCCGGCCAGCAGCGCGGTCTGCAGACTCCAGCTGCCCCCGAAGCACCAGCCCAGGGTGGCAATCTGGGCGTTGTTGCCTACATGCAGCAAGGCCCCTTTAATGATGGCCTCGGCCCGCTCCGTCGTCACGCCCTGCATCAGCCGGGCGGCTTCCTCGGCGGTAGTGGCTACCTGGCCGTCGTACAAATCGAGGGCAATGACGTTGACGCCCTTCAACTCGTTGGCGTACCGGAACGACTCTTTTTTGATGTAGTCGTTCAGGCCCCACCATTCGTGAATCACGAAGACATACTTATCGGAGCGAACATTGCTTTTGATTTCGAACCCCCGGGCCGGCTTGCCATCGGCCGTGCTGAACTCAATCATTTCGCCGGGGCCCTCATATTGATAAGGCATCGGGTCTTCGTGGCCGCGCACAAATTCCTCGTTGGCGCCCAGCATGGCAAATACCTCGGTGGCTTTTTCGGGCTTGGCGCAGCAGCTGGCCGGACTCTGGGCCGTAGCTAGGGAAACAGTGGCCAGCAGCACCGCCCATAGGGTTAAGAGTTTTTTCATGTCGGTGGCAGAAAAGAGCGTGAGGTAGTCGTTTGAGGAGGAAGTGCTGGTTGATAGTGGTCAGGCAGTTTACTTCTGAAAGGACACGCAACCGCAGCAAACAAACGAAAAAGCCGCGAATGAACCTCAGATAGTCAGCTGCTTTCCGTGTTTAGCGGAGCCCGGTTTGGATGTGGGCGCGCAGTTCAGTCAGCAGGGCGTACAGGCCCACATAAGTGCGGTTGAGGTAGATAAAATGCTCGGAGCCGCGCGGTTCCCGCTGCTGGCGTAGCTCGGGCTGCTGCAGCAGGTCGTCGCCGAGGGCGTACAGGGCCTGCATATAAGCCGGGTCGCCGAAGTCGAACGTAGCCTGGCGGAAGGGGCGGCCTACCAGCTCCAGGGACGTGTGCATGGTGCTCACATAGAAAGCGCGCTGGGCGGGGGCGTCGTCGGGGCGCACTACGCCGGCTTCCTCCAGCAAGGCCCCCAGCCGGGCCGAATCAGCCAGGGTTTCGGGGGCCAGCAGAGCCGTGAAAAGGCGGTGAACTTCGGCCGGGATTTCCTTTACGCAGCCAAAATCCAGCACGGCTACGGTGCCACCGTGGTCGGTGCGCAGCAGGAAGTTGCCGGGGTGCGGGTCGGCGTGTACCTGATGCAGGTTGTTCAGCTGGTGCATGTAGAAGTCCCACAGCGCCTGGCCCAGCTGGTTGCGCACAGCGGGCGAAGGGTCGGTGGCCAGAAACTCCCGCAGGTGCTGGCCCGGCAGCCAGTCCATAGTCAGGATGCGGGCCGAGGACAGGGCGGGGTAGTAGCGCGGAAACTCCAGGTGCGGCAGTTCGGCGCACTGGGCGGCTATTTCCTGGCCGCGCCGCAGCTCCAGGGTGTAGTCGGTTTCTTCCAGCAGGCGGATTTCTACCTCCTGCAGGTAGGGCCGTACAGTGTCTTCGCTTAGACCCAGCACGCGCAGGGCAATAGGCTTCACCAGCCGGATATCGGAGCGGATGCTGTCAGCCACACCAGGGTACTGCACTTTCACTGCGTACGTGAGTCCACCACTGCGGGCCCAGTGCACCTGCCCAATGCTGGCCGCCTGCCGGGCGTTGATGTCGAACTCCTCGAACACCTCAAACGGTGAGCGGCCAAACGCGTCCCGGAAAGCTTTGACTACCAACGGCCCCGATAGTGGCGGCGTCTGGTACTGGGCCTGGGCAAACTGGTCGGCGTAGGCCGCGGGCAGCAGGTTTTTCTCCATAGCCAGCATCTGGGCCACCTTCAGCACCGAGCCTTTCATTTCGCTGAGCGTGCCGTACAGCTCGGCGGCGTTGGCCGCGTGCAGGTCGTCGGTTGGGGCCTTGGCGCCTACGGCCCGGCGGGCGTAGTGCTTCACGTAGTTGGCGCCCACATTAAGGCCCGTTTTAGCAAAGCGCGCCGCACGCGCCACTTTGGAGGTAGGCAGGGAGCTGAGCGGCTTGGGAGAATCTTCCATGCATCAATTAAAAAGTGAGGAGTAAAGAGGAACGAGGAACTGGTCGGATGGCTCAGTTCCATGTTGCCCTTTACTCCTCATAGGATTACTTTATTTCCGTATCAGAAACCGCACAAAGTCCAGCGCCGAGTCGAACGTGTTGCGGCCCACGAGGTCGAAGCTGAGCGTCACGGCTTTTTCGATGGCCGCGTCGGTGCGCTCAAAGTTCACGGTATCGTCTTTGGCGAAGAAGCCCAGCACGAAGAGCATCTGCTGCCAGAAGGCGCGCGGATACTGCTCCTGCACCAGCGGGCGGCTAGCTACTTCTTCGGTGCGGCGCCCTTCGCGCAGGATTTCGCCCACGAATACCTCAAACTCCTGCCGGAAGTCGTCGAGCACCCGGGGCGTGAGGCCAGGCATTCCGCGCAGGGAGTGGTGCAGGCTTTGCAGGGCGTAGCTGCGGTTGCGCTTCAGAATTTCGAGCAGGGTATAATAGAAGCCCAGCAGCTTTTCGCGGCTGCCGTACTGTTCCCACACCGGCTCCCGGGCGGCGGCCGTGCGGGCTTCGCGCCCAAAATCAGCCCACAGCTCCCGGTCGATGGCCGCGAAGGTGGGATAGAAGCGGTAGAACTCCTGCTCGGGCAGGTTCAGCTTCTGCGTCAGGCGGTACACCGATGGCGGAGGCGTGCCCTTACGCAGCACATAGTCCAGATACGCCTGCTTGATGCGGGCTTTGGGCGAAGCGGCCGGCTCGGCTGCGGCCAGGGGA belongs to Hymenobacter sp. J193 and includes:
- a CDS encoding AarF/ABC1/UbiB kinase family protein; its protein translation is MEDSPKPLSSLPTSKVARAARFAKTGLNVGANYVKHYARRAVGAKAPTDDLHAANAAELYGTLSEMKGSVLKVAQMLAMEKNLLPAAYADQFAQAQYQTPPLSGPLVVKAFRDAFGRSPFEVFEEFDINARQAASIGQVHWARSGGLTYAVKVQYPGVADSIRSDIRLVKPIALRVLGLSEDTVRPYLQEVEIRLLEETDYTLELRRGQEIAAQCAELPHLEFPRYYPALSSARILTMDWLPGQHLREFLATDPSPAVRNQLGQALWDFYMHQLNNLHQVHADPHPGNFLLRTDHGGTVAVLDFGCVKEIPAEVHRLFTALLAPETLADSARLGALLEEAGVVRPDDAPAQRAFYVSTMHTSLELVGRPFRQATFDFGDPAYMQALYALGDDLLQQPELRQQREPRGSEHFIYLNRTYVGLYALLTELRAHIQTGLR
- a CDS encoding TetR family transcriptional regulator C-terminal domain-containing protein, giving the protein MEQQLPPLAAAEPAASPKARIKQAYLDYVLRKGTPPPSVYRLTQKLNLPEQEFYRFYPTFAAIDRELWADFGREARTAAAREPVWEQYGSREKLLGFYYTLLEILKRNRSYALQSLHHSLRGMPGLTPRVLDDFRQEFEVFVGEILREGRRTEEVASRPLVQEQYPRAFWQQMLFVLGFFAKDDTVNFERTDAAIEKAVTLSFDLVGRNTFDSALDFVRFLIRK
- a CDS encoding DUF962 domain-containing protein, with protein sequence MSASALTSLLNEYGESHQNPTNKLVHWVCVPLIMFSILGLLWSIPVPAGLRAVSPWLNWATVVMVLAVGYYLRLSVPLAVGMVLVWAAMALALRLVEASAPLPLWAVCLIIFVLAWVGQFWGHKVEGKKPSFLKDLQFLLIGPLWLLHFVYRRLGWQY
- a CDS encoding dienelactone hydrolase family protein — translated: MKKLLTLWAVLLATVSLATAQSPASCCAKPEKATEVFAMLGANEEFVRGHEDPMPYQYEGPGEMIEFSTADGKPARGFEIKSNVRSDKYVFVIHEWWGLNDYIKKESFRYANELKGVNVIALDLYDGQVATTAEEAARLMQGVTTERAEAIIKGALLHVGNNAQIATLGWCFGGSWSLQTALLAGPKAVGCIMYYGMPEKDPARLKTLNTDVLGIFAQQDRSITPAVVAQFTKDMAAAKKKLTVKFYDADHAFANPSNPRYNRQFAEDAHALSLAYLRKALKLKG